Sequence from the Dehalococcoidia bacterium genome:
CACCCTGATGAAGGGGTAGCACTACGTGAAGTGGTTTTTGGTGCCAATGACGGCCTTGTTTCAAATGTTGCATTAGTAGCTGGAATAGCAGGGGGTACTTCTGATGCAGAGATAATTATTCTTGGAGGAATTGCAGGCCTAGTCGCTGGGGCTATTTCAATGGGCCTTGGTGCGTATGTTTCTACAAAAAGCGAACGTGATTTCCGTTCTTCGGAAGAATCTCGAGAGCGCTGGGAAATAGAAAACTTGCGCGAGAAAGAAATAGACGAAACTAAAAAGATTTTTGCCGAAAAAGGAATTGAAGAACCACTACTAAGCCAAGTTGTAGATGCAGTGACTAAGGATCACGAGCGATGGATAAAAATAATGATGACTGAAGAACTTGGCTTCCCTGACCACCCTCCTCGTCCAATTTTTTCTGCCCTAATTATCGGGTTTGCGTTCGCATTAGCGGCATTTTTCCCTGTTATGCCATATCTGTTTATGTCTGGTCAAAATGCGCTTATTGCCTCTTTCGCATTCACCGGCATAGCTCTTTTTGGGATAGGCAGTTGGCGGGCCGCTCTCAGTCGCGGGAACGCTTTGATCAATGGCTTAGAAATGATCTTTCTTGCAGGCGTTGGAGTAGCTATTGCGTTCCTAATTGGCCGTCTTATTGGTATTGCTATCTAACAATCGATTTACTGAGTCAAGTATGTCATTTTCCGTCACAATCCCTTCAAATCTATCTGTGATTACACCTTGATGGTCAACAATAAACGTCCATGGCTCACTTGGTAGGCGCCATTGCTCCATAGCTTCACTTTTAACTAACTTGCCCTCATTACGCGCTACCGCTAGATTCCAAGGTTCAATATGAATGAAAATCACTCGATCATCTAATGCCTTTTTCGCCGCTTCCAAAGTGTC
This genomic interval carries:
- a CDS encoding VIT1/CCC1 transporter family protein; translation: MNNYSIWDSSVRRVRKIIRPWVSRRHDHDEDHPDEGVALREVVFGANDGLVSNVALVAGIAGGTSDAEIIILGGIAGLVAGAISMGLGAYVSTKSERDFRSSEESRERWEIENLREKEIDETKKIFAEKGIEEPLLSQVVDAVTKDHERWIKIMMTEELGFPDHPPRPIFSALIIGFAFALAAFFPVMPYLFMSGQNALIASFAFTGIALFGIGSWRAALSRGNALINGLEMIFLAGVGVAIAFLIGRLIGIAI